One genomic window of Negativicoccus succinicivorans includes the following:
- a CDS encoding acyl-CoA mutase large subunit family protein encodes MANESLKAKLEAYEETVAKMYAKYPERPNMKHNKVYTPLDIEGFDYERDLALPGSYPYTRGVQPTMYRGRLWTMRMYAGFATAEESNQRYRYLIENGATGLSCAFDLPTQIGYDSDDPMSAGEVGKVGVAIDTLADMEILFDQIDLGKVSTSMTINAPASVLLAMYIAVAEKQGVSPDQLRGTIQNDILKEYAARGTYIFPPKPSMRLITNIFEYCSQNVPKWNTISISGYHIREAGSTAAQEIAFTIADGIAYIEAALKAGMEIDEFAGRLSFFWNAHNNVLEEVAKFRASRRLWARILKERFGAKKDKSMKLRVHTQTAGSMLTAQQVDNNIVRVALQTAAAVLGGTQSLHTNSRDEALALPTTESVQIALRTQQIVAYESGLADVVDPLGGSYYVEALTNAIEKEAEDYIRKIDEMGGAVVAIEKGYIQKEIQESAYRWQMEVESGDRIIVGVNKFQVEEKPVEGLLKVDASVGELQSKKLAKVKAERDQEAVKATLEALRKGAEDESVNLMPLILDCVRAYASLGEICNVLRGVFGEYQAHATV; translated from the coding sequence ATGGCTAACGAATCCTTGAAGGCCAAGTTGGAGGCATACGAAGAAACAGTTGCTAAGATGTATGCCAAGTACCCGGAACGTCCGAATATGAAGCACAACAAAGTCTACACCCCGCTCGATATCGAAGGGTTTGACTATGAACGCGACCTGGCTTTGCCGGGCAGCTACCCGTACACCCGTGGCGTACAGCCGACGATGTACCGCGGCCGTCTCTGGACAATGCGTATGTATGCCGGTTTCGCTACGGCCGAAGAATCCAACCAACGTTACCGTTACCTGATTGAAAACGGTGCGACGGGTCTTTCCTGCGCATTCGACTTGCCGACCCAGATCGGTTACGACTCGGACGATCCGATGAGTGCCGGCGAAGTCGGTAAAGTAGGTGTTGCGATTGATACGCTCGCCGACATGGAAATCCTGTTCGACCAGATCGACTTGGGTAAAGTTTCGACCTCGATGACGATCAACGCTCCGGCGTCTGTCCTCTTGGCGATGTACATTGCCGTTGCGGAAAAACAGGGCGTATCCCCTGACCAGCTGCGCGGCACGATCCAAAACGACATCCTGAAAGAATACGCGGCTCGCGGCACCTACATCTTCCCGCCGAAACCGTCGATGCGTTTGATCACCAATATTTTTGAATACTGCTCGCAGAACGTTCCGAAATGGAACACAATTTCGATCTCCGGCTACCACATCCGTGAAGCTGGTTCGACAGCGGCACAGGAAATCGCTTTTACGATCGCTGACGGTATCGCATACATCGAAGCGGCACTGAAAGCCGGCATGGAAATCGACGAATTTGCAGGTCGTCTGTCCTTCTTCTGGAACGCGCACAACAACGTACTCGAAGAAGTTGCGAAATTCCGTGCATCCCGTCGTCTTTGGGCGCGCATCCTGAAAGAACGTTTCGGTGCGAAGAAAGACAAATCCATGAAACTGCGTGTACACACGCAGACCGCAGGCTCGATGTTGACGGCGCAACAGGTCGACAACAACATCGTTCGTGTAGCGTTGCAGACCGCAGCGGCTGTTCTCGGCGGCACGCAGTCCTTGCACACTAACTCCCGCGATGAAGCGTTGGCATTGCCGACGACGGAATCCGTACAAATCGCATTGCGCACGCAGCAGATCGTTGCGTACGAATCCGGTTTGGCTGACGTAGTCGATCCGCTGGGCGGCTCGTACTATGTAGAAGCGTTGACCAATGCGATCGAAAAAGAAGCGGAAGATTACATCCGTAAGATCGACGAAATGGGCGGCGCGGTAGTCGCTATTGAAAAAGGTTACATCCAGAAAGAAATTCAGGAATCGGCATATCGTTGGCAGATGGAAGTTGAATCCGGCGACCGTATTATCGTTGGCGTCAACAAATTCCAAGTCGAAGAAAAACCGGTCGAAGGCTTGCTGAAAGTCGACGCTTCGGTTGGCGAACTGCAGTCCAAGAAATTGGCTAAAGTTAAAGCTGAACGCGATCAGGAAGCTGTCAAGGCTACTTTGGAAGCATTGCGCAAAGGCGCCGAAGATGAAAGCGTCAACCTGATGCCGTTGATCCTCGACTGCGTACGCGCATATGCATCTTTGGGTGAAATCTGCAACGTACTGCGCGGCGTATTCGGTGAATACCAGGCGCACGCTACGGTTTAA
- a CDS encoding iron-containing alcohol dehydrogenase, translating into MNVKSVSCCAKKALQCAQCHGLLERVQASLDEAGILYNDIGGVYPPTTRRKANEGIALGRIEDVDFILALGGPAVVNLAKVIAIGIVNYGDIWDYFTRERVAKEVFPVGVIATTMAGSGEMSVVTHLTNKVQRVSRIINVVGARPRFAIMNPMLTYPLSKEELYSGISKIMIMTMEHYFTHNSTMELTDNICEALLRVLIRNSQTILTEMNNYDARANVMWASALAHNDLTGSGNGEADITVHELQKELLGLYNISSGVGMAAVWCAWARYVYTADVHRFYRYGRTVWGIELDFGTQEEIALEGIRFTEEFFAQIDMLGPVASQEVRDIEFNLEELTDRAMAGRPQLGSFKVLTRDEVQRIYADAVEYLKNYRSVS; encoded by the coding sequence GTGAACGTGAAGTCGGTCAGCTGTTGCGCAAAGAAGGCACTCCAATGCGCCCAATGCCACGGCTTATTGGAGCGCGTGCAGGCATCATTGGATGAAGCGGGTATTTTATACAACGATATCGGCGGAGTTTACCCGCCGACGACACGCCGCAAAGCGAACGAAGGGATTGCTCTCGGCCGGATTGAAGATGTGGATTTTATACTTGCGCTGGGAGGCCCTGCGGTCGTCAATCTGGCGAAAGTCATCGCGATCGGTATCGTCAACTACGGCGATATCTGGGATTATTTCACCCGCGAACGCGTAGCTAAAGAGGTTTTTCCGGTAGGTGTCATTGCTACCACCATGGCGGGTTCCGGTGAAATGAGCGTGGTAACCCATTTGACCAATAAAGTGCAGCGCGTCAGCCGCATTATCAATGTGGTGGGCGCACGGCCGCGCTTTGCGATCATGAATCCGATGCTGACGTATCCACTTTCCAAAGAGGAACTGTACAGCGGCATTTCCAAAATTATGATCATGACGATGGAACACTACTTTACGCATAATTCGACGATGGAACTGACGGATAATATCTGCGAAGCGCTGCTGCGCGTATTGATCCGCAACTCGCAGACCATCCTGACGGAAATGAATAATTATGACGCCAGAGCCAATGTCATGTGGGCGAGCGCGCTGGCGCATAACGACCTGACCGGTTCCGGCAACGGCGAGGCGGATATTACCGTTCACGAACTGCAAAAGGAACTGTTGGGCTTGTATAATATTTCTTCCGGCGTCGGTATGGCGGCCGTTTGGTGCGCGTGGGCAAGATACGTCTACACCGCCGATGTGCATCGCTTCTATCGGTACGGCAGAACCGTCTGGGGTATTGAACTCGACTTCGGCACACAGGAAGAAATCGCGCTGGAAGGAATTCGTTTTACGGAAGAATTCTTTGCCCAAATCGATATGCTCGGTCCGGTAGCTTCGCAGGAAGTTCGGGATATCGAATTCAATTTGGAGGAGCTGACCGATCGCGCGATGGCGGGTCGTCCGCAGCTCGGCAGCTTTAAGGTCTTGACGCGTGACGAAGTGCAGCGCATTTACGCGGATGCCGTCGAATATCTGAAAAACTATCGGTCAGTGTCGTAA
- the meaB gene encoding methylmalonyl Co-A mutase-associated GTPase MeaB — translation MDLMKEFWNGSRLALARSISAVENEADGYVDILREIYSHTGNARIIGITGAPGAGKSTLTDKLVKHFRKQGKTVGIVAVDPTSPFSGGAILGDRIRMNDLTLDEGVFIRSMGTRGSLGGLSKKTADTVKLMDAFGMDVVVIETVGVGQSEVDIVKNADTTLVVLVPGLGDDIQAIKAGILEIGDVFTINKCDRDGADRLNVEIEMMLDLNSEEVDWRPPIKRTIASRDEGVADVIEAMEEHREFLEESGLLQERRHERTVNEIIAMVKEHISRHVMEKITSSGEFDNYVEQVYARKVDPYTVVESIVGNAIK, via the coding sequence ATGGATTTAATGAAGGAATTCTGGAATGGATCCAGGCTGGCCTTGGCGAGGTCTATCTCTGCAGTCGAGAACGAAGCGGACGGATATGTCGATATACTTCGAGAAATCTATAGTCATACAGGTAATGCGCGGATTATCGGTATTACCGGCGCACCGGGCGCAGGCAAATCGACCCTGACCGACAAGCTGGTAAAACATTTCCGTAAACAAGGTAAGACTGTCGGCATTGTCGCAGTCGACCCGACGAGCCCGTTTAGCGGCGGTGCGATCTTGGGTGACCGAATTCGCATGAATGATTTGACATTGGATGAAGGCGTATTTATTCGGAGTATGGGTACGCGCGGAAGCTTGGGGGGACTCTCCAAGAAAACCGCGGATACGGTCAAGTTGATGGATGCATTCGGCATGGATGTCGTCGTGATTGAAACGGTTGGAGTCGGCCAATCCGAAGTCGATATCGTTAAGAATGCGGATACCACATTGGTTGTACTGGTACCCGGTTTGGGTGATGATATTCAGGCGATTAAAGCGGGCATTCTGGAAATCGGCGACGTATTTACGATCAACAAATGTGATCGTGACGGCGCGGACCGTTTGAACGTTGAAATTGAAATGATGCTCGATTTGAACTCGGAAGAGGTGGATTGGCGTCCGCCGATCAAACGCACCATTGCCAGTCGTGACGAAGGCGTGGCCGACGTCATTGAGGCGATGGAAGAACATCGTGAATTCTTAGAAGAGTCCGGTCTTCTGCAGGAACGCAGACACGAACGGACTGTCAATGAGATCATCGCGATGGTCAAAGAGCACATCTCCCGTCACGTAATGGAAAAAATTACGTCCTCGGGTGAATTTGATAACTACGTGGAACAAGTCTATGCAAGGAAAGTGGATCCTTACACAGTCGTTGAGTCCATCGTAGGAAACGCCATTAAATAA
- the citC gene encoding [citrate (pro-3S)-lyase] ligase has protein sequence MYTEREINLQDAAMHQRLMNFLAGFELTFSGNIDYSMGIFDGERLIATGSLSGRVLRNIAIDPEYQGQGLTHRILDHLMAEAKRRGITSYQIFTKPEKAPVFEHSGFTCVAKAEPYAALLESGDDTLAEFLEKTKKIVGEPAGPVRGSIVMNCNPFTKGHRALIEYTSQQCDDVVLFAVQEDRSMFPFADRLELIRKGTADLGNVKVVSGGDYIISNATFPTYFIKGTEALDAQTKLDATVFAEKIAPALDITVRFVGEEPTDNTTSAYNSALSKVLPMNDMDFKIIPRIQKSGTIVSASKVRAALANDDWQTVEAMVPKTTLDYLHSERGAAIIEKIKKDTAAKAKLAK, from the coding sequence ATGTATACAGAACGTGAAATCAACTTACAAGACGCTGCCATGCACCAACGTCTGATGAATTTTCTGGCCGGTTTTGAATTGACTTTTTCGGGGAATATCGACTATTCCATGGGGATCTTTGACGGTGAACGCCTGATCGCCACCGGCTCGCTGAGCGGCCGTGTTTTGCGCAACATTGCCATCGATCCTGAATACCAGGGACAGGGTCTTACGCACCGCATTCTCGACCACCTGATGGCGGAAGCGAAACGCCGCGGCATCACCAGCTATCAGATCTTTACGAAACCGGAAAAAGCACCGGTTTTTGAACACTCCGGCTTTACCTGCGTTGCGAAAGCGGAGCCGTATGCCGCTCTGCTGGAATCCGGTGACGATACGCTGGCGGAATTTTTAGAAAAAACGAAAAAAATCGTCGGTGAACCGGCTGGTCCGGTGCGCGGTTCCATTGTCATGAACTGCAACCCCTTTACCAAAGGTCACCGCGCTTTGATCGAGTACACGTCGCAACAGTGCGATGATGTCGTATTGTTTGCCGTACAGGAAGACCGTTCGATGTTCCCGTTCGCAGATCGTTTGGAACTGATTCGCAAAGGGACCGCCGACCTCGGCAATGTCAAAGTGGTTTCAGGCGGTGATTATATCATTTCGAACGCCACCTTCCCGACCTACTTCATCAAAGGTACGGAAGCGCTCGACGCGCAAACGAAACTCGACGCGACCGTGTTCGCGGAAAAGATCGCGCCGGCGCTTGACATCACCGTTCGTTTCGTCGGCGAAGAACCGACCGACAACACGACAAGCGCGTATAATTCGGCGCTTAGTAAAGTATTGCCGATGAATGATATGGATTTCAAGATCATTCCCCGTATCCAAAAATCGGGTACTATCGTCAGCGCCTCTAAGGTGCGTGCCGCGCTTGCCAACGATGATTGGCAAACGGTGGAGGCGATGGTTCCGAAAACCACGTTGGACTACCTGCATTCGGAACGCGGCGCCGCCATCATCGAAAAAATCAAAAAAGACACCGCCGCCAAAGCCAAACTTGCAAAATAA
- a CDS encoding cobalamin B12-binding domain-containing protein, translating to MAEKLIRVIVAKPGLDGHDRGAKVVARALRDAGFEVIYTGLRQTPEQIAEAALSEDVDVVALSLLSGAHGTLFPRVIELLKEKGLNDVLVIGGGVIPVGDIPALKEAGVKAVFTPGTPTTKIIEFIKENVQ from the coding sequence ATGGCAGAAAAATTAATTCGTGTAATTGTTGCAAAACCGGGTCTGGATGGCCACGACCGCGGTGCTAAAGTAGTCGCTCGTGCGTTGCGCGATGCGGGTTTTGAAGTTATTTATACCGGTCTTCGTCAGACTCCGGAACAGATCGCGGAAGCGGCTCTTTCCGAAGACGTTGACGTAGTTGCGTTGAGCTTGCTCTCCGGTGCGCACGGCACGCTGTTCCCGCGCGTTATCGAACTCTTGAAAGAAAAAGGCTTGAATGACGTGCTCGTTATCGGCGGCGGCGTTATTCCGGTAGGCGATATCCCGGCACTGAAAGAAGCCGGCGTAAAAGCTGTCTTCACACCGGGCACTCCGACTACGAAGATCATCGAATTCATCAAAGAAAACGTTCAATAA
- a CDS encoding O-antigen ligase family protein produces the protein MPWWQMGLEFSLFAACAVMAVLLWREPARLRALRWPGVALMLFVAWAYCTTWLAPEPSTSAYNFFYRCGTYAAMYLLVTWQLRTREQCVHFLSYLLAGAVIVCVIGMYQYFLGGFDGFTMEWVDRERFPLLLRRMYSTLGNPNLLGAYLLIIASVLASFTAIYERGYKRLLMAAFLLLILLVLLLTYSRGAWVSMLVVLIATAIIYDGRVAWGLLAVPVFLWLHHGQITERFISLFHGGDTSVDLRFAFWRSTWQMIGDHWWTGIGWAAFPLVYPRYDYYIQDPSIVIYHAHNLYLTLLAETGIIGFALYMLAFWGHGVLAWRGYRTSVSHLARALSLGVLLAVVGMSINGLFDYNFFHRTVALTFWTLCALQSALSRLGQR, from the coding sequence ATGCCCTGGTGGCAAATGGGACTGGAGTTTTCATTATTTGCGGCATGCGCCGTTATGGCGGTTCTGCTCTGGCGCGAGCCGGCCCGTTTGCGCGCCTTGCGTTGGCCGGGAGTGGCGCTCATGCTGTTTGTCGCTTGGGCGTATTGCACCACATGGCTGGCGCCGGAACCTTCCACCAGCGCATACAATTTTTTTTATCGCTGCGGCACCTACGCGGCGATGTATTTACTAGTGACGTGGCAGTTACGCACGCGCGAGCAATGCGTACATTTTTTAAGCTATTTGTTGGCCGGCGCGGTCATTGTATGTGTCATCGGCATGTATCAGTATTTCCTCGGCGGGTTTGACGGCTTTACTATGGAATGGGTGGATCGCGAACGTTTTCCGCTACTGCTGCGTCGTATGTACAGTACGCTGGGAAATCCCAACTTGCTGGGGGCGTATTTGTTGATTATTGCGAGCGTGCTGGCGAGTTTTACTGCGATCTATGAGCGCGGATACAAACGTTTGCTGATGGCGGCATTTTTGCTGCTGATATTGCTGGTGCTATTACTGACGTATTCGCGGGGGGCGTGGGTAAGCATGCTGGTGGTGCTCATCGCCACCGCTATTATCTATGACGGAAGGGTCGCTTGGGGCTTGTTGGCCGTGCCCGTGTTTCTTTGGTTGCATCATGGACAAATTACGGAGCGTTTCATCTCTCTTTTTCACGGTGGTGATACGTCCGTGGACCTGCGCTTTGCGTTTTGGCGCAGTACCTGGCAAATGATCGGCGATCATTGGTGGACCGGCATCGGCTGGGCGGCGTTTCCGCTTGTGTATCCCCGCTATGATTACTATATTCAGGATCCGTCGATTGTGATTTATCACGCACATAATTTATACCTGACGCTATTGGCGGAGACAGGAATCATCGGTTTCGCGCTATACATGTTGGCCTTTTGGGGCCATGGCGTTTTGGCCTGGCGCGGCTATCGAACAAGCGTCAGCCACCTTGCGCGGGCACTGTCTTTGGGAGTGCTGTTGGCTGTGGTCGGTATGAGTATCAACGGACTGTTCGATTACAACTTTTTCCACCGGACGGTGGCACTTACATTTTGGACATTATGCGCATTGCAAAGTGCACTGAGCCGTTTGGGACAACGCTGA
- a CDS encoding flavin reductase family protein, producing the protein MREISVTELQVTPQMIGDEWWLVTAGDKTKGYNTMTASWGHVGVIWQRPTAIVYIRPQRYTKEFMDRADRYTLSLFGGDYKKEMGYLGSHSGRDEDKVAKVGLTPVFEEDYTYFAQAETVIVCRKLYRAPLLPTGFIDARIIDEHYPDGDFHEIYIGEIEKVLVKE; encoded by the coding sequence ATGCGTGAAATTTCCGTAACAGAACTGCAAGTCACCCCGCAAATGATCGGTGATGAATGGTGGCTGGTAACCGCCGGCGATAAAACGAAAGGCTACAATACGATGACCGCGAGTTGGGGACATGTCGGTGTCATTTGGCAACGCCCGACGGCGATCGTGTATATCCGTCCGCAACGTTACACCAAAGAATTTATGGATCGCGCGGATCGGTACACGCTTTCTCTTTTCGGCGGCGACTATAAAAAAGAGATGGGTTACTTGGGCAGCCATTCAGGACGCGATGAGGATAAAGTCGCCAAAGTCGGTCTTACTCCTGTTTTTGAAGAAGACTATACCTACTTTGCGCAAGCCGAGACAGTGATCGTTTGCCGCAAATTATATCGGGCGCCGCTGCTTCCCACCGGATTTATCGACGCGCGGATCATCGATGAGCATTATCCTGACGGCGATTTCCATGAAATCTACATCGGCGAAATAGAAAAAGTTCTCGTGAAAGAATAA
- the ahpC gene encoding alkyl hydroperoxide reductase subunit C, translated as MSMIGKKLPEFKADYYQAGELKQLTHEDVLGKWAVFFFYPADFTFVCPTELADLADHYEKLQELGCEVYSVSTDTHFVHMAWAKESPSIQKVQYKMIGDPTGKLARYFHVMTEEEGSAQRGSFVIDPEGVIQALEIHADGLGRNAEELVRKVEAAQFVAEHGDQVCPARWHKGAETLKPGKDLVGTI; from the coding sequence ATGAGCATGATTGGGAAAAAGCTACCGGAATTTAAGGCAGACTACTATCAGGCGGGCGAATTGAAGCAACTCACCCATGAGGACGTTTTGGGAAAATGGGCGGTTTTCTTCTTTTACCCGGCCGACTTCACCTTTGTATGCCCGACGGAATTGGCGGACTTGGCTGATCACTATGAAAAATTGCAGGAATTAGGTTGCGAAGTGTACAGCGTTTCGACCGATACGCATTTCGTTCATATGGCTTGGGCAAAAGAATCCCCGAGCATTCAGAAAGTTCAATACAAAATGATCGGTGATCCGACCGGCAAATTGGCTCGCTACTTCCATGTCATGACGGAAGAGGAAGGCAGCGCGCAACGCGGTTCCTTCGTCATCGATCCGGAAGGCGTCATTCAGGCTTTGGAAATTCACGCGGACGGCCTCGGCCGTAATGCGGAAGAATTGGTTCGCAAAGTAGAAGCGGCGCAATTCGTTGCCGAACACGGCGACCAGGTATGCCCCGCACGTTGGCATAAAGGCGCGGAAACGTTGAAACCGGGTAAAGATTTAGTCGGTACGATTTAA
- the mce gene encoding methylmalonyl-CoA epimerase, translating to MANWKVMNIDHIGIAVDDLQKTKQVFQETLNVHPTAADETVEEQKVNVSFFKLGDAELEFLESTSPDGPIARYIEKHRNGFQHVALRVDSIDAALEDLKARGVRLLDEKPRYGAGGCRIAFLHPKATNGLLIELTERQ from the coding sequence ATGGCAAATTGGAAAGTTATGAATATCGACCATATTGGTATTGCTGTGGATGACCTGCAGAAAACGAAACAAGTTTTCCAGGAAACGTTGAACGTTCATCCGACCGCAGCAGACGAAACGGTGGAAGAACAGAAAGTCAACGTAAGCTTCTTCAAACTGGGTGACGCGGAACTCGAATTTTTGGAATCCACCAGCCCGGATGGCCCAATTGCCCGTTACATTGAAAAACATCGTAACGGCTTCCAGCATGTTGCTTTGCGTGTTGACAGCATCGACGCAGCTCTCGAAGACTTGAAAGCTCGCGGTGTTCGTCTGTTGGATGAAAAACCTCGCTACGGTGCCGGCGGTTGCCGCATCGCGTTCTTGCATCCGAAAGCTACGAACGGTCTTTTGATCGAACTTACGGAGCGTCAATAA
- a CDS encoding acetyl-CoA hydrolase/transferase family protein, which produces MDINDIRDRIRCKDLLGKVMTAEEAAAMIHPNDHIGISGFTPSGYPKAVPLALEERIKKEQFKIDLWTGASVGPEADQALVECDGMNRRFPYQTNDVLRKAINAGKVHYIDMHLSHVAQQVRTGFFGDLDWCIIEVCAITEEGHLIPTTALGNSPVYVTEAKKVIIEVNTSQPLELEGMHDIYQPANPPHRKPIPIESAGDRIGTPYIEVDHSKIAAIVPCDITDKTRPFAPIGDDAKKMSGNLIDFLQNEVKHGRLPENLLPLQSGVGNVANAVISGLVDSPYENLTVYTEVIQDGMFDLIDAGKLTMASGTSLSPSPDGLKRFYKGIKGYRDKIVLRPQEISNNPEVIRRLGVIAMNTALEMDIYGNINSTHVSGTKMMNGIGGSGDFARNGGLSIFFTNSIAKNGDISCVVPFCSHVDHTEHDVHVYISEMGVADVRGLSPKERARVIIENIAHPDYRPELMDYLQRAEKACGYSQTPHILKEAFDFHQRLADNKSMKKQ; this is translated from the coding sequence ATGGATATTAACGACATTCGCGACAGAATTCGGTGTAAAGATCTGCTCGGCAAAGTCATGACCGCAGAAGAAGCGGCCGCCATGATTCACCCGAATGATCATATCGGTATCAGCGGATTTACACCGTCCGGTTACCCGAAAGCAGTGCCACTCGCATTGGAAGAACGGATTAAGAAAGAGCAGTTCAAAATTGATCTGTGGACCGGCGCCTCGGTCGGCCCGGAAGCAGACCAGGCTCTGGTTGAATGTGACGGTATGAACCGCCGCTTCCCGTACCAGACAAACGATGTACTGCGCAAAGCTATCAACGCCGGTAAAGTACATTACATCGATATGCACTTGAGCCACGTAGCGCAGCAAGTACGCACGGGCTTTTTTGGTGACTTGGACTGGTGCATCATCGAAGTATGCGCGATTACCGAAGAAGGTCACCTGATTCCGACGACCGCTTTGGGTAACTCGCCGGTATATGTCACGGAAGCGAAAAAAGTCATCATCGAAGTGAACACTTCGCAACCGCTCGAATTGGAAGGCATGCATGATATTTATCAGCCGGCCAACCCGCCGCACCGCAAACCGATTCCGATCGAATCAGCCGGTGATCGCATTGGTACCCCGTACATCGAAGTGGACCACAGCAAAATTGCTGCGATCGTACCGTGCGACATCACCGACAAAACACGCCCGTTCGCCCCGATTGGCGACGACGCGAAGAAGATGAGCGGCAACCTCATCGACTTCTTGCAAAACGAAGTAAAACACGGCCGCTTGCCGGAAAACCTGCTCCCGTTGCAATCCGGTGTAGGTAACGTAGCAAACGCCGTAATCAGCGGTTTGGTCGATTCCCCGTATGAAAACCTGACCGTATACACGGAAGTCATCCAGGACGGCATGTTCGACCTGATTGACGCCGGTAAATTGACGATGGCCTCGGGCACGAGCCTTTCGCCCTCGCCGGACGGACTGAAACGTTTCTACAAAGGTATCAAAGGATATCGCGATAAGATCGTTCTGCGTCCGCAGGAAATTTCGAACAACCCGGAAGTCATCCGTCGCTTAGGCGTTATCGCGATGAACACCGCGCTCGAAATGGACATTTACGGCAACATCAACTCGACGCACGTATCGGGCACGAAGATGATGAACGGCATCGGCGGTTCGGGCGACTTCGCTCGTAACGGCGGCTTGAGCATCTTCTTCACGAACTCGATCGCGAAAAACGGCGACATCTCCTGTGTCGTACCGTTCTGCTCGCACGTCGACCATACGGAACACGACGTACACGTCTACATTTCCGAAATGGGCGTTGCCGACGTTCGCGGCCTCTCGCCGAAAGAACGCGCTCGCGTGATTATCGAAAACATTGCGCACCCGGATTACCGTCCGGAATTGATGGACTATCTGCAACGTGCGGAAAAAGCTTGCGGCTACTCGCAAACCCCGCATATTCTCAAAGAAGCATTTGATTTCCATCAGCGCTTAGCCGATAACAAGAGCATGAAAAAGCAGTAA